In Streptomyces chartreusis, the following proteins share a genomic window:
- a CDS encoding CU044_5270 family protein, translated as MTQVRELRADAPVADRARLAPGRARLVETALTARRSRVTWGRRSPLLIAAVFVAVTAVVITATLLAGGHRAGREGTPATAPGLDLKGMNARELLEFAARTVEKQPPLAEPRADQWIYTEETQEGAGADFELETWLRYDGAELASYSRPGADDPGELETTELNLEQLGDEYDDRSPREMYRFLATLPADGEGTLEALREENALVDDKSLTQQGNDYTEISVLLDAYVQPPKGLAGLYRALATMKGAELVDHLVEDEAGQYAVAVRFPEPGREGEKHADEWLLDPVTFEVVGERAIEDGEVVGGNAYVVKAVVNEAGRRP; from the coding sequence ATGACCCAGGTGCGGGAACTGCGTGCCGATGCCCCCGTCGCCGACCGGGCGCGGCTGGCGCCGGGGCGGGCCCGGCTGGTCGAGACGGCACTGACGGCGAGGCGGAGCCGGGTGACATGGGGACGACGGAGCCCGCTGCTGATCGCCGCGGTCTTCGTCGCCGTGACAGCGGTCGTCATCACCGCGACGCTGCTGGCCGGCGGGCACCGGGCAGGACGCGAGGGCACGCCCGCCACGGCGCCGGGGCTCGATCTGAAGGGGATGAACGCGCGTGAGCTGCTGGAGTTCGCGGCACGGACGGTGGAGAAGCAGCCGCCGCTCGCCGAACCGCGCGCCGACCAGTGGATCTACACCGAGGAGACGCAGGAGGGCGCCGGCGCGGACTTCGAGCTGGAGACATGGCTCCGCTACGACGGTGCCGAGCTCGCCTCCTACTCCAGGCCCGGGGCGGATGACCCGGGCGAACTCGAGACGACCGAGCTGAACCTCGAACAGCTCGGCGACGAGTACGACGACCGGTCGCCCCGCGAGATGTACCGCTTCCTGGCCACCCTGCCGGCCGACGGCGAGGGCACGCTCGAGGCGCTGCGCGAGGAGAACGCCCTCGTCGACGACAAGAGCCTGACCCAACAGGGCAACGACTACACCGAGATCTCGGTCCTGCTCGACGCCTACGTCCAGCCCCCCAAGGGCCTGGCGGGCCTGTACCGCGCACTGGCCACGATGAAGGGCGCGGAGCTGGTGGACCACCTGGTCGAGGACGAGGCCGGCCAGTACGCCGTCGCCGTCAGGTTCCCCGAGCCCGGCCGCGAGGGCGAGAAGCACGCCGACGAGTGGCTGCTCGACCCCGTGACCTTCGAGGTCGTCGGCGAGCGGGCGATCGAGGACGGCGAAGTGGTCGGCGGCAACGCGTACGTGGTCAAGGCGGTGGTGAACGAGGCGGGCCGACGGCCCTGA